The Saccharomonospora cyanea NA-134 genome includes a region encoding these proteins:
- the mptB gene encoding polyprenol phosphomannose-dependent alpha 1,6 mannosyltransferase MptB — protein MATTTDSAPSAETPAEETAGARAEARAGETARFPYRTIAMGVIGSVVLMLASLGAGGILVRDPVIGAGPLSWMRYGHGHALATTVLYVGFGLVVWAWVRLGRYALAGRIGTRPIVVAAFAWMAPLLIAPPLFTRDVFSYLGQGAQLLHGLDPYDYGPAALDVLPDVVQNVHPLWQTTPAPYGPLFLLVAENIVGVTGNNMIAGVILTRVVLLLGLAGMLWALPKLVRHLGGRLPVTMWLAVASPMTVIHLVGGPHNDLLMLAFLTVGVWAALERKHALAIALVTVGMLIKPTAAVALPFLVWVWANHLPREESLFRRFVKAVTPSLAIFAVVFTAGTWVSLGSFNLGWVAGLQAPQIIANWLNFPTGLGEIAHTLVNLVVDVPVSPFVTVARGLAWVALSAVMVWQWWLARNGGREAILRMGVTLLAVAVFSPPTLPWYLTWGFVILSAFPWRRVHLAVVVAVSMFLVLVYYPTGEQSLYDWWFIIGVIAASLYGAASLLKPDPLGLIGVWRRQPVTAASETDPGQAEGPPTSRATS, from the coding sequence ATGGCCACCACGACCGATTCCGCGCCGAGCGCCGAGACGCCCGCGGAGGAGACCGCAGGAGCACGGGCTGAGGCCCGTGCCGGGGAAACGGCTCGTTTCCCGTACCGCACGATCGCGATGGGTGTCATCGGCAGTGTGGTGCTGATGCTCGCGTCGCTGGGCGCCGGGGGCATCCTCGTGCGCGACCCGGTCATCGGGGCCGGGCCACTGTCGTGGATGCGTTACGGCCACGGGCACGCACTCGCCACCACCGTGCTCTACGTCGGTTTCGGACTGGTGGTGTGGGCGTGGGTGCGGTTGGGCCGGTACGCGCTCGCGGGCCGCATCGGCACCAGACCCATCGTCGTCGCCGCGTTCGCGTGGATGGCGCCGCTGCTGATCGCGCCGCCGCTGTTCACGCGGGACGTGTTCTCCTACCTCGGGCAGGGGGCGCAGCTGCTGCACGGGCTCGACCCGTACGACTACGGGCCCGCCGCGCTGGACGTGTTGCCCGACGTGGTGCAGAACGTGCACCCGCTGTGGCAGACCACCCCCGCCCCGTACGGGCCGTTGTTCCTGCTGGTGGCCGAGAACATCGTCGGCGTCACCGGCAACAACATGATCGCCGGGGTGATCCTGACCCGGGTGGTGCTGCTGCTGGGGCTGGCCGGGATGCTGTGGGCGCTGCCGAAGCTGGTGCGCCACCTCGGCGGGCGGCTGCCGGTGACGATGTGGCTGGCCGTGGCCAGTCCGATGACGGTGATCCACCTGGTCGGTGGCCCGCACAACGACCTGCTGATGCTGGCGTTCCTCACCGTCGGCGTGTGGGCCGCGCTGGAACGCAAACACGCGCTCGCCATCGCGCTCGTCACGGTGGGCATGCTGATCAAGCCGACCGCGGCGGTGGCGTTGCCGTTTTTGGTGTGGGTGTGGGCCAACCACCTGCCACGCGAGGAGAGTCTGTTCCGGCGGTTCGTCAAGGCGGTCACCCCGTCGTTGGCGATCTTCGCGGTGGTGTTCACGGCGGGCACGTGGGTGTCGCTGGGCTCGTTCAACCTGGGCTGGGTCGCCGGCCTGCAGGCACCCCAGATCATCGCGAACTGGCTGAACTTCCCCACCGGGCTCGGCGAGATCGCGCACACCCTGGTCAACCTCGTGGTCGACGTGCCGGTGTCGCCGTTCGTCACCGTGGCGCGCGGCCTGGCGTGGGTGGCGCTGTCCGCGGTGATGGTGTGGCAGTGGTGGCTGGCCCGCAACGGCGGGAGGGAAGCCATCCTGCGCATGGGTGTCACGCTGCTCGCGGTGGCGGTGTTCTCGCCGCCGACGCTGCCGTGGTACCTGACGTGGGGCTTCGTGATCCTGTCGGCGTTCCCGTGGCGGCGCGTGCACCTCGCCGTCGTGGTGGCCGTGTCGATGTTCCTGGTGCTGGTGTACTACCCGACCGGGGAGCAGAGCCTCTACGACTGGTGGTTCATCATCGGCGTGATCGCCGCCAGCCTCTACGGTGCCGCCTCACTGCTCAAGCCCGACCCGCTCGGCCTGATCGGGGTGTGGCGGCGACAGCCGGTCACCGCGGCGAGTGAGACCGATCCGGGACAGGCTGAGGGGCCGCCGACCAGCCGCGCCACGTCCTGA
- a CDS encoding TIGR03668 family PPOX class F420-dependent oxidoreductase translates to MRMDVATARRLFASARVARLATAGADGVPHLVPVTFALDGDDVVWAVDAKPKTTTALRRLRNIAAQPNVSLLVDHYDEDWSRLWWVRVDGHATVTGVEDESAVAVLVAKYEQYARTPPGGPVVRVRVRTWRGWSAAPQPVPDRSHSPR, encoded by the coding sequence ATGCGCATGGACGTGGCGACGGCGCGGCGGCTGTTCGCGTCGGCGCGGGTGGCTCGCCTGGCCACCGCGGGCGCCGACGGGGTCCCGCACCTGGTGCCGGTGACGTTCGCCCTCGATGGCGACGACGTGGTGTGGGCCGTCGACGCGAAGCCGAAGACGACGACGGCGCTGCGCCGGTTGCGCAACATCGCCGCGCAACCCAACGTGTCGCTGCTGGTGGACCACTACGACGAGGACTGGTCGAGGTTGTGGTGGGTGCGCGTCGACGGGCACGCCACCGTCACTGGCGTAGAGGACGAGTCGGCGGTGGCGGTACTGGTGGCGAAGTACGAGCAGTACGCGCGCACCCCACCCGGCGGGCCTGTGGTGCGGGTGCGGGTCAGGACGTGGCGCGGCTGGTCGGCGGCCCCTCAGCCTGTCCCGGATCGGTCTCACTCGCCGCGGTGA
- a CDS encoding S66 peptidase family protein: MEVSVPGLVRPVRPGDTVALVACAGPVDTDALRCGVATLESWGLRVRLGATVRTRHPTLDYLAATDSDRARDFERAWLDPDVTAVIAARGGYGSQRMIELVDWDALRHAEPTVFAGASDATALHAAIAAHVGTPTLLASMPATAYFDPVAAEHLRVALFDPPGARQLTSPKAETLRSGHARGVLVGGNLTVLAASVGSPEFRPARGAIAVLEDIGEEPYRIDRMLTQLLRAGWFDGVAGLALGSWTDCGVDCDVVREVLRDRLASLGVPTVWRLNIGHHPGALAVPLGVPSELDADTGTLTVTAGV, translated from the coding sequence GTGGAGGTGAGCGTGCCCGGACTGGTGCGGCCGGTGCGGCCGGGGGACACCGTGGCGCTCGTGGCGTGCGCGGGCCCGGTGGACACCGACGCGCTGCGCTGCGGGGTCGCGACACTCGAGTCCTGGGGCCTGCGGGTGCGGCTCGGCGCGACCGTGCGCACCCGCCACCCGACGTTGGACTACCTCGCGGCCACCGACTCCGACCGCGCCCGTGACTTCGAACGCGCCTGGCTCGACCCGGACGTGACCGCGGTGATCGCCGCCCGCGGCGGCTACGGCAGCCAGCGCATGATCGAGCTCGTGGACTGGGACGCGCTGCGCCACGCGGAACCCACCGTGTTCGCCGGGGCCAGCGACGCGACAGCCCTGCACGCGGCGATCGCCGCCCACGTGGGCACCCCGACACTCCTGGCGTCGATGCCGGCCACCGCCTACTTCGACCCGGTGGCCGCCGAACACCTGCGGGTGGCGTTGTTCGACCCGCCCGGCGCGCGGCAGCTGACCAGTCCGAAGGCGGAGACGCTGCGTTCCGGCCATGCCCGTGGCGTGCTCGTGGGCGGCAACCTCACGGTGCTCGCGGCGAGTGTCGGCAGCCCGGAGTTCCGCCCGGCGCGCGGCGCGATCGCGGTGCTGGAGGACATCGGCGAGGAGCCCTACCGCATCGACCGGATGCTGACCCAGCTGTTGCGCGCGGGCTGGTTCGACGGGGTGGCCGGGCTCGCGCTCGGGTCGTGGACCGACTGCGGGGTCGACTGCGACGTCGTGCGGGAGGTGCTGCGCGACCGGCTGGCCTCGCTCGGGGTGCCGACGGTGTGGCGGCTGAACATCGGACACCACCCGGGTGCGCTCGCGGTGCCGTTGGGGGTGCCCTCCGAACTCGACGCCGACACGGGCACCCTCACCGTCACAGCAGGGGTGTGA
- a CDS encoding S9 family peptidase: MPSIAPYGSWKSPISAHDVAAAGVTPHWVDVVDDAVWWAESRPAENGRVAVMRFLDGATEEVLPAPWNARNRVHEYGGRPWLVVGDLLVFTHWDDQRVYARDLRDGAVTALTPRPDRPHGVRFADLRPGPAGEVWAVRERVTGAGRTDVARDLVAVPLSGGEPRVLAASHHFLTAPQLSPDGRHAAWLGWDHPAMPWDSTSLCVAEVTADGTFGPHRVVAGGDGVSVCQLDWDGPGALLVIADPDGWWVPHRLTLDGDRTSLTPLTTVEAEMGGPLWKLGSRWSAALGGGRHAVLTAHGLGVLDEVTGTLTWPTEELTAWTPTLARHGDGVVGVAAGPRRGATVVRVDLRDGTVADLTDPPPTPPAQYLPVPQVRSFTADDGSRVPAYVYAPHNPDHTGPDGEKPPYLVHVHGGPTGRNHAVLDLDFAYFTSRGIGVVAVDYGGSTGYGRRYRERLRGRWGVVDVADCAAVARALADEGLADAQRLAIRGGSAGGFTAAASITSVRTYRAATARYPILDLLPWSSAGGETHDFESRYVEGLVGPLPDTDGRYPARSPVHNLDSLAGPVLLLQGLEDEICPPEQAERFVAALHGSGIPHALVTFEGEQHGFRKAETIVTALRTELAFYGQVFGFATPEVPPVELRH; this comes from the coding sequence ATGCCTTCGATCGCGCCCTACGGCAGTTGGAAGTCCCCGATCAGTGCGCACGACGTCGCCGCGGCCGGTGTCACCCCGCACTGGGTGGACGTCGTGGACGACGCGGTGTGGTGGGCGGAGTCGCGGCCCGCGGAGAACGGGCGGGTGGCGGTGATGCGCTTCCTCGACGGCGCGACCGAGGAGGTGCTGCCCGCGCCGTGGAACGCCCGCAACCGCGTGCACGAGTACGGCGGTCGCCCGTGGCTGGTGGTCGGTGACCTGCTGGTGTTCACGCACTGGGACGACCAGCGCGTGTACGCGCGGGATCTGCGTGACGGTGCCGTCACGGCGCTCACCCCGCGACCCGACCGCCCGCACGGGGTGCGGTTCGCCGATCTGCGGCCGGGCCCTGCCGGTGAGGTGTGGGCGGTGCGCGAGCGGGTGACCGGCGCGGGACGCACCGACGTGGCACGCGATCTGGTGGCGGTGCCGCTGTCCGGCGGTGAGCCGCGGGTGCTGGCCGCGTCGCACCACTTCCTCACCGCGCCGCAGCTCTCCCCCGACGGTCGTCACGCCGCGTGGCTGGGCTGGGACCACCCCGCCATGCCGTGGGACTCGACGTCGTTGTGCGTGGCCGAGGTGACCGCTGACGGCACGTTCGGGCCGCACCGGGTCGTGGCGGGCGGCGACGGGGTGTCGGTGTGCCAGCTCGACTGGGACGGGCCGGGCGCGCTGCTGGTGATCGCCGACCCGGACGGCTGGTGGGTACCGCACCGGCTCACCCTCGACGGTGACCGGACGTCCCTGACACCGTTGACGACGGTCGAGGCGGAGATGGGCGGCCCGCTGTGGAAGCTGGGGTCGCGGTGGTCGGCCGCGCTCGGCGGAGGCAGGCACGCCGTGCTCACCGCGCACGGCCTCGGGGTGCTCGACGAGGTCACCGGAACGCTCACCTGGCCGACGGAGGAACTCACCGCGTGGACACCGACACTCGCACGCCACGGCGACGGCGTGGTGGGGGTCGCGGCGGGTCCGCGGCGTGGCGCGACCGTGGTGCGGGTCGATCTGCGCGACGGCACGGTGGCCGACCTGACCGACCCGCCGCCGACCCCGCCCGCGCAGTACCTGCCGGTGCCGCAGGTGCGATCGTTCACCGCCGACGACGGCAGCCGCGTCCCCGCCTACGTGTACGCGCCGCACAATCCCGACCACACCGGCCCCGACGGGGAGAAACCGCCGTACCTGGTGCACGTCCACGGCGGTCCCACCGGGCGCAACCACGCGGTGCTCGACCTGGACTTCGCCTACTTCACCAGCCGAGGGATCGGTGTGGTGGCCGTGGACTACGGCGGCTCCACCGGCTACGGCAGGCGCTACCGCGAACGACTGCGAGGCCGGTGGGGTGTGGTCGACGTGGCCGACTGCGCCGCCGTGGCGCGGGCGCTGGCCGACGAGGGACTCGCCGACGCGCAGCGGTTGGCGATCCGGGGCGGCAGCGCGGGCGGGTTCACCGCCGCCGCCTCCATCACCTCGGTGCGCACCTACCGCGCCGCCACCGCGAGGTACCCCATTCTGGACCTGCTGCCCTGGAGCAGCGCAGGCGGCGAGACCCACGACTTCGAGTCCCGCTACGTCGAGGGCCTGGTGGGGCCGCTGCCGGACACCGACGGCCGCTACCCGGCCCGCTCACCTGTGCACAACCTCGACTCGCTCGCCGGTCCCGTCCTGCTGCTCCAGGGATTGGAGGACGAGATCTGCCCGCCCGAACAGGCCGAACGGTTCGTGGCCGCCCTGCACGGCAGCGGCATCCCGCACGCGCTGGTGACGTTCGAAGGCGAACAGCACGGCTTCCGCAAGGCGGAGACGATCGTGACCGCCCTGCGCACCGAACTCGCCTTCTACGGGCAGGTGTTCGGCTTTGCCACCCCGGAGGTGCCGCCTGTGGAGCTGCGGCACTGA
- a CDS encoding DUF3090 domain-containing protein, with protein sequence MARVIHVFRQPDRFVAGTVGQPGDRTFYLQVREDTRTISVTIEKQQVAVLAERLTSLLEEIASRFGADIGDEADDEVVDNDPLDVPVEEEFRVGTMGLGWDAESKAVVIELLAITETEIDEAVVLDDTEEGPDAVRVFLTPVAARAFAVRADRVVNAGRKPCPLCGEPLDPAGHICPRQNGYRRGAELADED encoded by the coding sequence ATGGCTCGTGTCATTCACGTTTTCCGTCAACCCGACCGCTTCGTCGCGGGCACCGTCGGGCAACCCGGCGACCGCACGTTCTACCTCCAGGTCCGCGAGGACACGCGCACGATCAGCGTGACGATCGAAAAGCAGCAGGTCGCGGTGCTGGCCGAGCGGTTGACGTCGTTGCTGGAGGAGATCGCCAGCCGGTTCGGAGCCGACATCGGCGACGAGGCCGACGACGAGGTCGTCGACAACGACCCCCTCGACGTGCCCGTGGAGGAGGAGTTCCGGGTCGGCACGATGGGGCTCGGCTGGGACGCCGAGAGCAAGGCAGTGGTGATCGAACTGCTCGCGATCACCGAGACGGAGATCGACGAGGCCGTCGTGCTCGACGACACCGAGGAAGGACCCGACGCCGTGCGGGTGTTCCTCACCCCCGTCGCCGCCCGCGCGTTCGCCGTCCGCGCCGACCGTGTCGTCAACGCAGGCCGGAAACCCTGCCCGCTGTGCGGGGAACCACTCGACCCGGCCGGGCACATCTGCCCCCGCCAGAACGGATACCGGCGCGGCGCCGAGCTGGCCGACGAGGACTGA
- a CDS encoding SCO1664 family protein, translated as MVEHVQASDPAALELVAHGTLDVEGRLVDASNLTLFCTVELDGLTAGAVYKPVAGERPLWDFPDGTLAGRETATYLISDTIGLGHVPPTVLRDGPFGEGMVQLWVDTADDDLVEVCPLDEVPEGWRVVLHAHDADGNPAVLAHADHPGVRELAALDVVVNNTDRKGGHVLHGADGLVYGVDHGVCLHTDPKLRTVLWGWLGEPLPDDMVDKLRKLRFALDHDLGAALEPHLTAAEIHAVAERADALLAAGVFPAPGQDWRALPWPLF; from the coding sequence TTGGTCGAGCACGTGCAGGCGAGCGACCCCGCGGCCCTTGAACTGGTCGCGCACGGCACGCTGGACGTGGAGGGGCGGCTCGTGGACGCCTCCAACCTCACCCTGTTCTGCACCGTCGAACTCGACGGGCTCACCGCGGGCGCCGTGTACAAGCCGGTGGCGGGGGAGCGGCCCCTGTGGGACTTCCCCGACGGCACGCTCGCCGGGCGGGAGACCGCCACCTACCTGATCTCGGACACCATCGGTCTGGGCCACGTGCCCCCGACCGTGCTGCGGGACGGGCCCTTCGGTGAAGGCATGGTGCAGCTGTGGGTCGACACCGCCGACGACGACCTCGTCGAGGTGTGCCCGCTCGACGAGGTGCCCGAAGGGTGGCGGGTCGTCCTGCACGCCCACGACGCCGACGGCAACCCCGCCGTACTCGCCCACGCCGACCACCCCGGTGTCCGGGAACTCGCCGCGCTCGACGTGGTCGTCAACAACACCGACCGCAAGGGCGGGCACGTGCTGCACGGCGCCGACGGCCTCGTCTACGGCGTCGACCACGGCGTCTGCCTGCACACCGACCCGAAACTGCGCACGGTGCTGTGGGGCTGGCTCGGCGAACCGCTGCCCGACGACATGGTCGACAAACTCCGCAAACTGCGCTTCGCCCTCGACCACGACCTCGGGGCGGCACTCGAGCCGCACCTGACGGCAGCCGAGATCCACGCGGTCGCCGAGCGGGCCGACGCCCTCCTGGCAGCCGGTGTCTTCCCCGCGCCCGGCCAGGACTGGCGAGCCCTGCCCTGGCCGCTGTTCTAG
- a CDS encoding alpha/beta fold hydrolase, whose amino-acid sequence MGRDAVARWCRDRLDAWPLTHERHEITVDGAVTHAVTAGHGDRTVVVVPGTNTCAAVQYPLVAALGRRCRVVAVDLPGQPGLSSGDRPPATDRLAWYGRWLGQVIEKVTHGPVTVLGHSLGAAVALACPAPQVEQQVLLSPAGVVPLRVTPGVALAAAGWVVRRADSGSRRLLRVMHAPGNRPRAELVEWMTLVARHVRSSADPGLLPVPDRDVRRTVAVGAADVFLPPSRLAPHVRRALGVEVRVVDDAGHFVTDERPDAVAALVDG is encoded by the coding sequence GTGGGCCGTGACGCGGTCGCGCGCTGGTGCCGGGATCGGCTCGACGCGTGGCCGCTGACGCACGAACGACACGAGATCACGGTCGACGGTGCGGTGACGCACGCGGTGACGGCGGGCCACGGGGACCGCACGGTGGTGGTCGTTCCGGGCACGAACACCTGCGCGGCCGTGCAGTACCCGCTGGTCGCGGCGCTGGGCCGCCGGTGTCGTGTGGTGGCGGTGGACCTGCCCGGCCAGCCCGGCCTGAGCAGCGGCGACCGGCCTCCGGCCACCGACCGGCTCGCCTGGTACGGCCGCTGGTTGGGGCAGGTGATCGAGAAGGTCACCCACGGCCCGGTGACGGTGCTCGGGCACTCGCTCGGCGCGGCGGTCGCGCTGGCGTGCCCGGCACCGCAGGTCGAGCAGCAGGTGCTGCTGTCCCCCGCCGGTGTGGTGCCGCTGCGGGTCACTCCCGGGGTGGCGCTGGCGGCGGCGGGCTGGGTGGTCCGGCGAGCGGACTCCGGCAGCCGGCGGTTGCTGCGGGTGATGCACGCCCCCGGCAACCGTCCGCGCGCCGAACTGGTCGAGTGGATGACGCTGGTGGCCCGGCACGTGCGGTCGAGCGCCGATCCGGGGCTGCTGCCGGTGCCGGACCGGGACGTGCGGCGCACCGTCGCGGTGGGGGCGGCGGACGTGTTCCTCCCACCGAGCCGCCTCGCACCGCACGTGCGCCGTGCGCTCGGTGTGGAGGTGAGGGTCGTGGACGACGCCGGGCACTTCGTCACCGACGAGCGCCCGGACGCGGTCGCGGCTCTCGTGGACGGCTAG
- a CDS encoding DUF3097 domain-containing protein, with amino-acid sequence MRSHSYDDVLATSRRRRQVPRVPAEPGLVVEEAAGGFCGAVVRCEPGGVVLEDRHGRHRVFPFGPAAFLLDGDPVTLVPPRVTARAAPSRSASGSVRVDGLRARVARGCRIWVEGLHDAELVERVWGHDLRVEGVVVEPLDGVDGLAERIAAFDPAPGRRLGVLVDHLVEDSKESRLVAAIDHDHVLVTGHPYVDVWQAVKPASVGITAWPTVPRGQDWKTGVCSVLGWGEPGEGWRRVLAGVRSFRDLETPLLGAVERLIDFVTEDTP; translated from the coding sequence GTGCGTTCCCACTCGTATGACGACGTGCTGGCCACGTCGCGCCGCAGGCGGCAGGTTCCCCGGGTGCCCGCCGAGCCCGGGCTCGTGGTCGAGGAAGCGGCGGGCGGGTTCTGCGGCGCGGTGGTGCGCTGCGAACCCGGCGGTGTCGTGCTCGAGGACCGCCACGGCCGCCACCGGGTGTTCCCGTTCGGGCCCGCCGCGTTCCTGCTCGACGGTGACCCCGTCACGCTCGTACCGCCCCGCGTGACGGCTCGCGCCGCGCCGTCACGCTCGGCGTCCGGCTCCGTGCGCGTCGACGGGTTGCGCGCCCGCGTCGCCCGCGGCTGTCGCATCTGGGTGGAGGGCCTGCACGACGCCGAACTCGTCGAGCGCGTGTGGGGCCACGACCTGCGGGTGGAGGGCGTGGTCGTCGAACCCCTCGACGGTGTGGACGGCCTCGCCGAGCGGATCGCCGCGTTCGACCCGGCTCCGGGCAGGCGACTCGGGGTGCTGGTCGACCACCTGGTGGAAGACAGCAAGGAGTCCCGGCTCGTGGCCGCGATCGACCACGACCACGTACTCGTCACCGGACACCCCTACGTCGACGTGTGGCAGGCGGTGAAACCCGCGAGTGTCGGCATCACCGCCTGGCCCACCGTGCCCAGGGGACAGGACTGGAAGACCGGGGTGTGCTCAGTACTCGGCTGGGGCGAACCGGGCGAGGGCTGGCGGCGCGTGCTCGCGGGGGTGCGCAGCTTCCGCGATCTGGAAACACCCCTGCTGGGCGCGGTCGAACGGCTGATCGATTTCGTCACCGAAGACACGCCGTGA
- a CDS encoding NfeD family protein, protein MTAAIIWLIVGLVLVAAEVLSGDFVLVMLGIGALAGAGSAALSGNPIVDVLVFAASSAALLILARPALKRRFLAGTGVRTNTEALLGTSAVTISVVDSAGGQVKLAGEVWSARSLTEAEVIEPGTTVTVVEISGATAVVSAAP, encoded by the coding sequence ATGACAGCGGCCATCATCTGGCTCATCGTCGGACTCGTCCTGGTCGCGGCCGAGGTGCTCTCCGGGGACTTCGTTCTCGTGATGCTCGGCATCGGAGCACTGGCCGGAGCAGGCTCCGCGGCGCTGAGCGGCAACCCGATCGTCGACGTGCTCGTGTTCGCCGCCTCCTCCGCCGCGCTCCTCATCCTGGCCAGGCCCGCCCTGAAACGCCGGTTCCTCGCCGGGACGGGCGTGCGCACGAACACCGAGGCGCTGTTGGGCACCAGCGCGGTGACGATCTCCGTGGTGGACAGCGCCGGCGGTCAGGTCAAACTCGCCGGCGAGGTCTGGTCGGCGCGCAGCCTGACCGAAGCAGAAGTGATCGAGCCCGGGACCACGGTGACGGTCGTGGAGATCTCCGGCGCGACCGCCGTCGTCTCGGCCGCACCCTGA